From Salvia splendens isolate huo1 chromosome 16, SspV2, whole genome shotgun sequence, a single genomic window includes:
- the LOC121772158 gene encoding probable methyltransferase PMT14, which yields MATTPKVHSSGNKGRSRFSIFVVIALCCFFYLLGVWQKSGFGKGDGYAMEMNKQQVNCNVSPSLDFESHHKYVAPIESSEPKAKVFEPCDAKFTDYTPCQEQDRAMKFPRENMIYRERHCPPKEEKLRCLIPAPNGYTTPFPWPKSRDYVYYSNVPFKSLTVEKANQNWVEYQGNVFKFPGGGTMFPQGADAYIDELARVIPIADGTVRTALDTGCGVASWGAYMLKRNVLPMSFAPRDNHEAQVQFALERGVPAIIGVLGSIKLPYPPRSFDMAQCSRCLIQWASNDGMYLKEVDRVLRPGGYWVLSGPPINWKTYYKTWKRTKEDLEAEQTSIEDLAKSLCWEKKYEKGDIAIFRKKINAKSCKRKSAIYCEASDDDNLWYKKMETCVTPFPEVESPTEVAGGELKKFPARLYDVPPRVRNGEVPGVTPESYEEDSKLWKKHVAAYKRSIRLLGTTRYRNIMDMNAGLGGFAAALESSKLWVMNVVPIIAEKTLGVIYERGLIGMYHDWCEGFSTYPRTYDLIHASGLFKLYDNNKCEYEDILLEMDRILRPEGMVIVRDEVDVINKVMKIAGGMRWDVKMVDHEDGPLVPQKILIAMKQYWVAPAAASNSTDQ from the exons ATGGCAACAACACCAAAGGTTCATTCTTCGGGAAATAAAGGGAGGAGTCGGTTTTCCATATTTGTTGTCATCGCTCTCTGTTGCTTCTTTTACTTGTTGGGAGTGTGGCAGAAGAGTGGCTTTGGTAAAGGCGATGGTTACGCTATGGAGATGAATAAGCAGCAGGTGAACTGCAATGTCTCCCCGTCTCTGGACTTCGAGAGCCACCATAAGTATGTGGCTCCTATCGAATCATCCGAGCCCAAGGCCAAAGTGTTTGAGCCATGTGATGCTAAGTTCACTGACTACACTCCTTGCCAAGAGCAAGACCGGGCCATGAAATTCCCTAGGGAGAACATGATTTATCGAGAAAGGCATTGCCCGCCGAAGGAGGAGAAATTGCGCTGCTTGATCCCGGCGCCCAATGGCTACACGACCCCTTTCCCTTGGCCAAAGAGCCGTGACTATGTTTATTACTCTAATGTTCCTTTTAAGAGCTTGACGGTTGAGAAGGCTAACCAGAACTGGGTTGAGTATCAGGGTAATGTATTCAAATTTCCAGGAGGTGGGACGATGTTTCCTCAAGGGGCGGATGCATATATAGATGAGCTTGCACGAGTCATTCCAATAGCTGATGGCACAGTCAGAACTGCTCTGGACACCGGTTGCGGA GTTGCTAGCTGGGGTGCTTATATGCTGAAGAGAAATGTGCTGCCAATGTCGTTTGCACCAAGGGACAACCACGAGGCCCAGGTTCAGTTTGCATTGGAGCGAGGCGTGCCAGCAATTATCGGGGTGCTTGGATCCATAAAGCTTCCTTACCCGCCCCGATCGTTTGATATGGCACAATGTTCGAGATGCTTAATACAATGGGCTTCCAATG ATGGCATGTACTTGAAGGAAGTTGATCGAGTTCTTAGACCTGGTGGATACTGGGTCTTGTCTGGTCCTCCGATCAATTGGAAAACATACTATAAGACGTGGAAAAGGACAAAAGAAGATTTGGAGGCCGAACAAACAAGCATAGAAGATTTGGCCAAAAGCCTTTGCTGGGAGAAGAAGTACGAGAAAGGAGATATTGCTATCTTTAGGAAGAAGATCAATGCCAAGTCTTGCAAAAGAAAATCGGCTATCTATTGTGAAGCCTCAGATGACGACAACTTGTG GTATAAGAAAATGGAGACGTGTGTAACTCCCTTCCCGGAGGTGGAGAGTCCTACTGAAGTAGCAGGAGGAGAGTTGAAGAAGTTTCCAGCTCGGCTTTATGACGTTCCACCTCGGGTACGCAATGGTGAGGTTCCGGGAGTCACACCTGAATCATACGAAGAGGACAGTAAGCTTTGGAAAAAGCACGTTGCAGCTTACAAAAGGAGTATTAGATTGCTCGGCACCACAAGATACAGAAACATTATGGATATGAATGCTGGCCTCGGAGGTTTTGCTGCGGCCTTGGAATCATCAAAGCTTTGGGTGATGAATGTTGTTCCGATAATTGCTGAAAAAACTCTAGGCGTCATCTATGAGAGAGGATTGATCGGCATGTATCATGACTG GTGTGAAGGGTTCTCTACATATCCAAGGACGTATGACCTCATTCATGCCAGCGGCTTATTCAAATTATACGATAATAACAA GTGTGAATATGAAGACATACTCCTAGAAATGGACCGGATTTTGAGGCCGGAAGGGATGGTGATCGTGCGGGATGAAGTGGACGTGATAAACAAGGTGATGAAGATCGCGGGAGGGATGAGATGGGATGTAAAAATGGTGGATCATGAAGATGGCCCTCTTGTTCCTCAGAAGATACTGATTGCAATGAAACAATATTGGGTGGCACCTGCTGCTGCCTCCAATTCTACTGATCAATGA